The Cyprinus carpio isolate SPL01 chromosome A3, ASM1834038v1, whole genome shotgun sequence genomic interval tcattatttcagAAAGTAATAGGGTtaataaaatgcgacgtgagccgtgacttttttcactctcaaaacgcaatcttatacaagtgtttttttttttaacaatgcagcaaacttttttaaatatattaaaaatactttgatgtctttaaagtgtttatttatttattttttgtttgtttagtagcctacatttgtccaaaatctagaaaagatgatgcttattggctgtgactaagcgcagCGGGTTATTGATAATATCAGAGGAATGCAGGAACAGATAGGCTacgttaaaatatcgattctgctcggagtgaaccaactgaattttttttttccgttttcaaGCCCTGATCACGGaaggcagatggactattctgatgatgcttttcatattttcctggaccttgacactgttatacTACTCAGCATACTATACAACATCAACAATACCACCATTCATCaaacaaaaaacttcaaaaattttcctaagaagaaaaaagaatctactacgggtttggaacgacatgggggtaagtgattaatgacaacattttcattttggggtggagtaaccctttaagtgggAAAGGATGAGAAATCCATGTGCACTATGCAATAATCCAATGTTCTCAAACTATATTGTACATTAACATCTGAATATTactataatatctgaatattattgtttaatCTGAACCAACTATGTGACATTTTTAGATACTTTCACTTCAGGGgctattaatgttattaaaaatcacAAAGAAATAGAAATAGCATCATTTTTCATCTGCAATGTGACATACAGTAAAATAGATTATCTAAAAAGTAGAATGTAGGACGGGacttggttgttgattggatatTGAGAAGTGGGCATTGCACTCAAAATGAATGCAAGCTTCAGGTGGATTATTTGAAAGGCACagggtttaagcagactaaatgatcAGAGAAATCTGTCATTTCACCAGAAGACTGAGTTACAACATTTTAATGAACACTGCCCAAAACATATGCACAGTTTGCACAGCATATGCATAGCACAGGTCACAATAACCCCTACCTCCTAAACaaaactttatgtttttttttttgccagaacaTTATCCATTAACCAACTCATTTTACTGACAATccattaaccctaaaacacaatgcaatttaaaaaaaataaataaataaaaaaaaaagaaaaaaagaaaaaaagcctatAATATGAATTCCGTACATTGTTCCctatttttacagtgtgcaaatatgcatttagaaaacaaatgACGTGAAGTGCATTTTATGCAGACTCCAAGGCGATTTTTGCGGAAAATTgatgtacagtaaaaatctgtAAATGGAGAAGTGAAAACGCTAAAAATACGAACGGTTCTCATAACCAAGGAATTCGAAAATTACCATTTATTCCGACACTTTGAGGGACAGTTAACTTTAATAAGAGGAAGTGATACAGGTTCATTAAATCGCGGGAAACAATTTGCGGACATTAAAAATCTatactaaaaaataaactgtaaaaatttcAATCAAAGCAGCTTACTATACTGAATATGTTCTCCTATGTTTGATTACAGAGCGAATAACGCAACGCGACCTGTCAAATGCGCATTTTTCAGCGCTGTGCCGCACACCAGCATCCCTCACTGCGCACTTTAGCCGCTCAATGCGCCAAATCGCTGTTTTTTTGCTAGTATCTGCCCAAATAAATACTATATGGACGGAATCGTTTACTCTACATGCATGTAATTACTGGATTATAATGCATGCGCGCCGTAGTTTGTCGCTTCGCGTGTGTAGGTAAACTGTTAGCCTAGCATAGCTGACTAGCTAACAAGAGCCGCAAACAAAAACACCGCAAACTACAGTAAATGCTCACaaattaactctttttttttgtgtcataCGTACCTTTTCAGTGAAGACGAGGACTGTACTTTAGACCAAGCACCGTTTAATTGTGAATTCAAGTCAAACTCAAAGCCAAAAATCTCtcctgtaaaaaagaaaacacagacatTTACCCGAGATAATTAGGACCCCTGAGCACACACGCCAGGTGCCTGTGTGAAACTTCCTGCAATGTCCGTATGTCCTGAGCCAAACTGAATggattgttttctttcattttaagttGATTAGCTGCAAGCTTTTATCTATAAACACAAGCTGATGAAAATCACCTGAACGTCCAATTTAAAGCAAACAATGAACACTTAATTGATAATAGATTCATAAAACAATTAACTGATTAAAGCATAATAATTAATACTATGTGATTAGTGCAATAACAATACATTTCAACTTCTGCATTGCTTGTTTTTACAAACCGAGTTAGAGAAACCCACTGAATTAAGAGCAAAAAAATTTAGTCAGGCATTTCTTAGACACCTATAGGATCTCTTAGCTCTTCAGTGCACATGTATTCGTGTTGTATATGATTGAGTTGAATAAATATAAGAGTCTAATATTCAAAACACAATCTAATCTTTgagaatgttttgtttaattcagCATTGTATATTACAGCACTGACACCACAATATAAAATGTCACACATgatcttttttcttctctcatttatatttattaatttatttttagatttatctGTTATCATCTGTCCTGACCACCCCACAAATCAGAATTTGATGACATTGCACTTTGAGGCCCTTGAGGGCAGCACCTTCATAACAGGAAATATCCTTAATTGGCCTCGCAGAGGGCGGAGCATCTGCAAATAGGCTTTTGTTTTAACCATAACCACATCCTTCATGTCATATTTTCGTCGCAAGCACTCTGACTGTGCATGTAGATCAGTAGATTGGCATATAAATGGCAAGACGTAAGCAATGTACAACTGGTGTTTGATGGAgaacagaattttaaattttcattcaaactgaatgtttttgtaaACCGGTTCAATGGGAATATTATCAAGGTAAGTTTTAAATTGCATCTGCTTCTTTTTTAGGCGCTTTCACTCACTTTCTGAACTCAGCAATCTCTTGttcttgtttaattaaaatatgttgaTTATAGACTAAACTAGCCTATATAtgaaaaaatctttaataaatgACTGATGTGTGTgagctttatatatttattaatgtgtaattatatgcatgtgtgagtttgtttatttttattacatttattgttgtttttttggaaattgaaaataaattacatttataatttgaattgcaactaaattaatttattacacatTAATACATAACAGcagtacaaaaacatatttactttCATTGCAGTTTGCATGTGGGCTCTGTACAATGCATCTGAGCAGGGCTGACCACAGATTCTTACCTTGTTCCTCCATGATGGCTTTATGGCAAGCCATAGCCTTGCTTGTAATTTGTGGACTTATTGAGTGCAGTAAGTGTACATTTATTGCAATATATCCGTTCCTCTACATCATACATCTTGTTAAACAAGTGTAGATGTAGCGTTTAAAACCAACACCCTCAAAAGGATAAAAAGTAAAAGCAGAAAAAGTGATTTAGCTGGTGTCATTTGACCTATTCATGTGTTGCTTTGAGAAGAAATGCTACCGCTTCTGTATCTCGATTGACCACACTTCCTTTCACATCACTGTTTGCAGATGATGGCGTGTGCAGAGTGACCTGTACCACAGACTTCATCTCCATGCTGAACTGCTCTAATTCGGACTCGGCAGGAGCAGCTTCGTGTCATGTTGTGGCTGATTGCAGGTTCAGATCTAGCACATCATGTTCTTACTTTGAGTCCTGAAGACATTGTCTAGCCTGCTCATTGTTTTTGACCAACATGTTGTTTAATTagcacattttcatgttttccagGGATGAATATTTTGCTGTGAATGGGAGCTGCACTATCAAATCACCACAATCCTGGTGCACAATGGAGCCAGACGATCTGGATTTTATTATGGCCTTTGATACTAACTGCTCTATCATAGTAACACAAATGACCAAACAAGGCAATATGGAGATCCCAACAAAGAGTCACTCTGAAACAATAGTTTTATACAAATCTGGTACGTCCCGATATTTACTTGATCAATCTGATCAAAGTTAAAAATCCCACCTCATTTTTAACATAAGTGCGTGGGGGGACATTTTTCAAACGTCTGGTGTCATTCGCTTCAGGTTGTTTTAGCGGCAGAAAAACACTATTATGATGATTTATATTGCAGACTGCTGTTTCGTATCAAACACATTGCAGGTAGTTTTACCGTtaactgcactttgttattcttattGTGGCTGAAGAACAGGAAGtcttgtttgtttacataaaattgCTCACTTCTGCTTTGCGAAATAAGGTGGATACAGTGAGATCCAAATGTCTAAGAGCACTAATGCTTggattttgtaatttaatatgatGATGTTCACAATCTCATAGTATTCCGTTTATCCTCTTTTGCTCAAGCTACATGAAGTTTGCGTCAAACCTGATGACCATGTTCTCCAATATGATttgatccaaagagcatcttgagcttGAATGGATAAAGAACATAATCCTAAATCCTAAAACATTCTGGTTGAAATAAGAACTTAGTCTCATAGTTTTTAATGCAAATCCAGGCTTTTTGGGCCCCTCTGTAATGTAAACATGTCTTGTTTACTTGTGTACTGTGCACTAACAttggttttcttttcatttcatagTTAAGCCAATACAACCTttcaacttaaatattaaaaaaactgatgGTGATTTCAACCTCACTTGGGATGTGGGTTATACGGGAAACACTCTGTGTACAAAATTATACTACAGAGTACGATTACGATCTAAAAGTGACCCGGATAAGGTAAAAGCTCaattttctctctcgctctctctctctctctctatatatatatatatatagggaaggaaaattacacatattttgcacatttttctgaATACCATTCCATGCTTCCACAGATGGCGCAAATTTACACGCTGCAGCAGAACCAACAATCTATGGTTATCATCGGTAAAAATCTCCTGCCAGGAAGGCAGTATGTGGCAGATGTTCAGGTTGCTGTGCATCCTTCATGGTTCACATCCATGTGGAGTGAATGGAGCAACAGTGTTGAATGGACATCTGATTCTGAACATCTAGAGTCAGAACAGTACTATTTCCTGCTGTTGGCACTTCCTGTTTTGGTGGTGGTGCTGCTACTTGTGTCCAGTGCGAAATTGTGAGTACCAATCTTACTTGTCTGATATTTCACTTTGTTTCACTTCAGCGGTAGTCTAAAAAATAAACCCCATTCTCAGTACAAACTGTTTACTTGATGGACAAAATTGAAATCAAGAAGTTTGGCTCCTTTATAAAGGCCATGAGGCACATTTAGGGAATTGTACAAATTGTACAGAAGTCGCTTTGCTGAATATGGAGAAGTGAAGCAAACTCAAATCTCTCTCATCATGACTGTTAGTCCGTTTATGAGTCACATGAGACACTTTATTATCTGTAAGTCATAAGCCATTGAAGCCTGTATTAACCTTTCAAACTATCAAGATCAGTTCACCAGTTCCTAAAAATCAGAAAGATAATGTACTGAGAAGTTTGGCTGATATCCAGCAAAGTGGCGGGCTTAATAAAAGACTATAGACGATTATGATCTTAAATTTCGATAGTGCCTCCTCTAAATGAGTTTTCCGGTAATCGATATGACAGCACTTACCGTATATGAATAGTCCTTTCTAACCTCCCACGTTCACGAAACCACAACAGCAGTAGATATGTTTTTGCAGACAGTCTATTTTCATGTTGGTCAAAAACTTGAGGAAGTCAGACCTACAAGCTCTGCAAACtgctgtttttcatttctttttcagcACATAATCAGCATATGTTTATAGCCAAATTTGGATTTGCCTTATTTTTGAAGTGTACATAATTAATcttgtaatttttatgttttaatgatgtgtGAAGCAGTCTCTTTTGTagaaagcactataaaaataaagctgacttgacttgatatgTCCTACAATAACAGCCTGTTTTAAATGAATCCACCAAACTACACTTCAGTACACTTTGTTTTGCATCTATAGAGGGGGCTTCAAAAAGCTGTCCTTATGGCAACGCATCCCAAGCCCTCATGAGTACTTCACACCACTCTACCATACATATCAAGGAGACTTTAAGGTATGTTCTCTTTTGTCTTTCAGCTAGCTGTGTGTATAAATCTCTGGTGCATAAGCAGTAGTTTCGGTGTGCGTATGTGAGCACATAAACATGTCTTGTTAGGGGACTTTCATATGTGCGACATGCCTAACCTCACTTGCAAGCGGGGAATGCGACATTTTTTCAAATGAGTCAGTCTGTATGGGGCTTCAAAAGAACAGGAGGGCTTGCTTAACATTTGGTTGTGATTGCATAAAACGTAAAAACTGAAAGTAGCAGTTTTCCCCTCCAATGGAAAGTACTATGAGTTCAAACCCAAACTCTGGCAAGGTGGGTAGTTATAAATAGTTGTTTTTAACTAAAGGGGAATTTAGTAAATATTCCACTGGTAATGTAAGCTGAAAATACTACCCTTTATCTCAGGCTtggcacaacaaaaataaaaaggtgtttGAGAGCTACTTCTTAGTTATTTGTGTGCATCAGAGAACTTTAGTAGACTAACTCTGACAAGATATTAATAATAACGGCATTTCTGAGCTTGAGGATGTCTGTAAAACCTAAGCTTGATGAATTGTGGAAATGTGGCAGTGTTTTGAACTTGCAAGACTTGTGGCACCAGCTTTGTTTCATGTAGCAGTTACTGAGGAAATGTGGCagtgtatgattttttatttttttttaatacctgtaaataaacacatattcCAGTAGGGGCCAGTAACACGCTGCATTAACAACAGCGAGAGCTGTGTGACATCCACTGGAACGTTAAAACCATTAAGCATAAAGCGTCATCTcaaacaactttttaaataattccaAAAGGACATACTTAAAAGAGTATAATTTCCCATACAGTGTCAAAACAGTAAGAGGTGTAAGTGGGATAAGTGTTTTGATCTGGTGTAAATTGTTCCGTGACACCCTCTGTATTTTTCCAACCCCTCTTATTCTAAAATAGATCTCTCAGAATATGTTACAAA includes:
- the LOC109050563 gene encoding interleukin-21 receptor-like is translated as MHLSRADHRFLPCSSMMALWQAIALLVICGLIECNDGVCRVTCTTDFISMLNCSNSDSAGAASCHVVADCRDEYFAVNGSCTIKSPQSWCTMEPDDLDFIMAFDTNCSIIVTQMTKQGNMEIPTKSHSETIVLYKSVKPIQPFNLNIKKTDGDFNLTWDVGYTGNTLCTKLYYRVRLRSKSDPDKMAQIYTLQQNQQSMVIIGKNLLPGRQYVADVQVAVHPSWFTSMWSEWSNSVEWTSDSEHLESEQYYFLLLALPVLVVVLLLVSSAKLGGFKKLSLWQRIPSPHEYFTPLYHTYQGDFKKWVGPVLTFNSFDVLEKSTTLQVLCEKQLNESSEEPANSRTGERDFGPAGQNSSKLYFLGSNSQSNSHSGGHISMDTVTVSGQEGVVADWSSDRHRRSLEDFLNEKDANQRAAEIDARQPLILDGRRSLQGSDCDDWHLQEHDLENIEQVSLDSYGSNEQSDDGYPQMGLDLDTIDSGFLESDCSSPSAFDGNEQIDTSSLDGVGRSHSNYVKQWVAFTSVQVDAHSTGK